DNA from Aliarcobacter butzleri:
CACAAGCCCAAACAGTGGATGCAATCGCATTAAAAATAGTAAATTTAATAACAGAATATTTTGTAATACCAATAGCTAAAGGAACTAAAGTTTTTACTCCATAAATAAATTTTTGTATAAAAATCACAAAAGAACCATATTTTTTCATTATCAAATGAGTTAAAGCAACTTTTCTTCCATATTTTTTCATTATATCTTTTGCATAAGTTTTATTTTTTCTAGCTAAAAAAAACAGAAATTGACTACCAACAAAATTTGATATAGTTGCAACTGCTACGCAAATATAAATATTCAAATCTCCTGCATAAGACAAAGCACCAGCTATTGCAAGTCCTACAAATCCACCACCAAATGTATATAAAAATAGTGCTATATATCCCCAATCTTGGATAAATTGTTCCATTAAATTGTTCCTAATTTTTTGATTTTTTTTAATAAAGAGTTTCTATTCTATCTAAAAGTTAATTAAAAGCATAAGAAACCATTTTTAGAATTTTTTGTATAATCAATTTTTAAATAAAATATTAGGAAAATTTATGAAAAAATCGATTATCGTTTCAGCTTTAGTTATAAGTACAACTTTTTCTTTTGCTTTAGATTTAGGTAGTATCGCAAAAGGTGTAATGGAAAATATTTCAGACAATAAAACTACTACTTCTTCTAACACAACATCTACTGTAAATTCAAATTTAGATAACGCTACAATCTCAAATGGTTTAAAAGAAGCTTTAAAAAATGGAGTATCTTTTGCTACAACAGAACTTGGTAAAAGCGATGGGTACTTAAACAATAAAAGTGTAAAAATCCCACTACCTGATAACATCAAAACAATAGAAAGTGTTATAAGAAAAGCTGGTGGTGATAAAATGGCTGACGATTTAATAAATTCTATGAATAGTGCAGCATCAAAAGCTGCTCCAAAAACAGCTGAAATCTTCGTAGATGCTATTGATAAGATGAGTTTAACAGATGCTCAAAAAATCTTAAATGGTGGTGATACAGCAGCAACTGAATATTTTAAAAAGAATACAACTTCATCTTTAAAAGAAGCGATTAAACCAATAATTGAAGAAACAATGAAAGAAAATGAAGTTGCAGGTTACTATGACACTTTAAATAATTATTATCAATCAAGTGCAAAAAGTTTAGTTGATACTAGCTCAGTTACAAAATTAGCTAAAAATTTTGGTGTTGATTCATATCTTCCAGGAAATTCAAATGAAAATTTAGATGACTATGTAACATCTAAAGCAATAGATGGATTATTTACAATCATTGCACAAAAAGAAGCTGCAATTAGAAAAAATCCAGCAGAACAAACTTCATCAATACTAAAAGAAGTATTTGGAAAATAGTTTAAACTAAGAGAAAACTCTTAGTTTGAAGAAATCGCGAAATAGCTATTCATAGCATTATTTTTTACTAAACTTAAGTTCTCTATTTTTGGAATATTATTACTATCTTTTTCAAAACGATAAACATAATCTTTTTTAAAATTTTTTAATAACTTTTCATAAAGTTCGGCTTTTTTATCTACTATAAAAACCTCTTTGCTTACTTCATAAATATATATTACATTTAAAAAATAACTATTATCAACTTTATATGTCAAAAATTCATAATGAGAAAACTCTTCTTTTTCTACTAAATCAAAATTTTTTGCTTTTATATTATCTTTTAATAAACTTATAAAAAAACTCAAAGCTTGTCCGTTCCAAGATACATCAATATCTGTGTGGATATATTCTAAATATATTTCATTTGCACTTAGAGTGTAAGCATCTATTATATAAGGGTCATGTCGTGTTTTTGTATCAATATTTGAAAGTGTATATTTAAAAGTGTTGTCGCTATCTATCTTGAATTTTAAGTCATTTTCTTCAAGGCTAACATAAGGTCGAGATAATTTTGTAATTGTTTTAAAAATCATCTTTAAGCCCTCAAATATAGCTCCAACCATTTGTTAACCTTTAAATTATATTTTAGTTATTTTATTTAAGTATAACTTTATCATATTATAAGTTTTTATTCAAGGGAATTTTAATAAGAAGAAACTATTTGCAACGCAGAAGATGAGTGCAAATAGTTCTTTTATTTTATAAAGCTTTAGCAGTAATTCTTGATAATCTTTGAGCAAAAGCTACAGTATCAGTAATTTCCATACCTTCACTTAGTTTTGCTTGGTCTAGTAAAATCCAAGAAACATCTTCGATTGTTGCTTCATCTGCACAACCATTTAGTTTTTTTACGATTTCATGCTCTGGGTTGATTTCTAAGATTGGAGCACTTTCTGGCATAGCTTGTCCCATTGCTCTAAACATATGAGCCATCGCTGCCATTTGAGCATCTGCTGCATCTTTTACTACGCAAGATGGAGATTCACTAAGTCTACTTGTAACTTTTACATCTTTTACTGCATCACCTAATTTATCTTTGATTTTTGAAAGTATGTCTTGGAATTTTTCTTCAACTTCTTTTTTCTCTTCTTCACTTTGTTCTACTTTTGGAGGTTCAATTGCTGTAATATCTTTAAATTCCCACTCTTTAAATGCACCAATTGCAGGAGTGATAATCTCATCTATCTCTTTATCATCTAAGATTAAAACTTCAATATCATTTTTCTTATATGACTCTAAAAGTGGAGAGTTTCTTAATACTTTTTCATTTTCTCCAACGATATAATAAATAGCTTTTTGTTCACTATTCGCTCTTTCTTTATACGCTTCTAATGAAGTCATTTTTCCAGCTTCAGTTTTTGATGATTTGTATCTTAATAACTCTAAAATAGCTTCTTTATTTGTATAGTCTTGATATACACCCTCTTTTAAAGGTCTGATATATTGAGCTACAAACTCCGCATATTTTTCTTCATCTTTAGAAAGTTTTTTGATTTCAGCAAGAATTTTTTTAACGCTTCCTTGTTTGATATTTGCTAAGATTCTATTTTCTTGTAAAATCTCTCTTGAAACATTTAAAGGTAAATCTTCAGAATCAATAATACCTCTTACAAATCTTAAATAAGTTGGTAATAACTCTTTTTCATCATCAGTGATAAATACTCTTTTAACATATAGTTTAACACCACTTTGGAAATCTGCTCTATACATATCCATAGGTGCAATTTTTGGGATGTAAAATAGAGTTGTATATTCGTTTACACCTTCTGTTTTTGTATGAATTGTAAGCATCGGATCTGAACTATCGTGAGAAATTGATTTATAAAAATCATTATAATCTTGCTCTTTTAATTTTGCTTTTGGTTGCATCCAAAGTGCTGTTGCAGCATTTATTTGCTCATGTTTTCTTTCAATTTTTTTCTCTGGTTTTTTACCAGCTTTTTCATCTTCTTCGCTTAAAGCTTCACTTACTTCTTCATCATAATTTAAGAAAATTGGATAAGCTATATGATTTGAATATTTTTCTACAATATTTTTTATTCTATATTTTGAAGCAAATTCTCCTGCTTCTTCATCTTTTAGTTTGATATAAATAACTGTACCATTTGACTCTTTTGTACAAGGAGTTAAATCAAACTCTCCTGTTCCAGTTGATGACCACTTATAAGCTTGTTCTTCTCCAGCTTTTTTAGAGATAACATCTACTTTATCTGCAACCATAAAAACTGAATAAAACCCTACTCCAAATTGACCAATAAGATTTGAATCTTTTTTTGCATCACCCGTTAAAGCTTCAACAAATGATTTTGTTCCAGATTTTGCAATAGTTCCAATAGAAGCTATCAAATCAGCTTCATTCATACCAATACCATTATCTATAATGCTTAAAGATTTATCTTTTTCATCAAAAGAGATATTTATCTCACCCTTCCACTGCGCATATTTATCTTTTAAATTTTCATCTGTTAATCTTAAATAGTTTAATTTATCAATAGCATCACTCGCATTTGATACAAGTTCTCTTATAAAAATCTCTTTATTTGAATATAAAGAGTGTGTCATTAAATGTAATAATTGTCCTACTTCTGTTTGGAATTGATGTTTTGCCATACTAATTCTCCTATAAAATTTAAATTTCTAAAAAAGAATTTTAGTGATAACTTTATAAAAGTTAGCTAAAGTTTTTTATAAATTTAGCACTTTTATATATTGAGTGCTAAATAATATCATATAGGATAATAATTATCCTATAATAATTTTTATATACTTTTAAGTTTTTCTGTGTAAGATTGTCTTATCGTATTTACTAAATATCAAAAGGAGAGAATATGGCTGGTAAATGTCCTATGGGATTTGGAACAACTAATCCAATGGTAAGAAATGGTGGTACATCGAACAAAGATTGGTGGCCAAATCAATTAAACTTAAAGATTTTATCTCAACACTCAAATAAAGTTAATCCACTTGGAAGTGATTTTGATTATGCAAAAGAGTTTTCTAAACTTGATTATGATGCTTTAAAAGCTGATTTAACTGCATTAATGACTGATTCACAAGATTGGTGGCCTGCTGATTATGGACACTATGGTCCACTTTTTATAAGAATGGCTTGGCATAGTGCAGGAACATATAGAACAGGTGATGGAAGAGGAGGAGCAAGTACAGGAAGTCAAAGATTAGCTCCACTTAACTCGTGGCCTGATAATGCAAACTTGGATAAAGCAAGAAGACTTTTATGGCCAATAAAACAAAAATATGGAAATAAAATTTCTTGGGCTGATTTGATGATATTAGCAGGAAATGTTGCTTTAGAATCTATGGGATTAAAAACTTTCGGTTTTTCAGGTGGAAGAGTTGATGTTTGGGAACCTGAAGAGGATATTTACTGGGGAAAAGAGGCTCAATGGCTTGCAACTAGCGATAAAGAAAATAGTAGATATAGTGGAGATAGAGATTTAGAAAATCCACTTGCAGCAGTACAAATGGGACTTATTTATGTAAATCCAGAAGGTCCAGATGGAGTTCCAGACCCTATAAAATCAGGAATTGACATAAGAGAAACATTTGCTAGAATGGCTATGGATGACGAAGAAACAGTTGCACTTACTGCTGGTGGTCACACTTTTGGAAAATGTCATGGTGCAGGAGATGCAGCTAATGTTGGAGCTGAACCAGAAGCTGAGGGATTAGTTGCACAAGGTCTTGGATGGCTTAGTAAATTTTTAAGCGGTAAGGGTGATGATACAATCACAAGCGGAATTGAAGGTTCTTGGACAGCAAATCCAACAAGATGGGACAATGAATATTTTGATATTTTATTAAGTTATGACTGGGAACTTACAAAATCACCAGCAGGTGCTTGGCAATGGATTCCTAAAAATCCTAAAGAAGAACATCTTGCACCTGCTGCTCATGATAAAACTAAAAAAGTTACAACTATTATGACAACAGCTGATATGGCTATGAAAATGGATCCAATTTATGCAAAAATCTCAAAAAGATTCCATGAAAATCCACAAGAATTTGCAGATGCCTTTGCAAGAGCTTGGTTTAAACTAACGCATAGAGATTTAGGACCAAAATCAAAATATATAGGGCCTGAAATTCCAAAAGAAGATTTGATTTGGCAAGACCCAATTCCTCCAATAAATTATGAAATAATAGATGAAAAAGATATAGAAATTTTAAAAGAAAAATTATTAAGTTCTTCATTAGGAGTTTCAAAACTTGTATCTTTAGCATGGGCAAGTGCTAGTACATATAGAGATTCTGATAAAAGAGGTGGAGCAAATGGTGCTAGAATTGCACTTGAACCTCAAAGAAGTTGGGAATCAAATAGCTATTTAAATTTGGATGAAAGTTTAAAAATTTTAGAAACTATCAAAGGTGAATTTAACTCTTCTAATTCAAATAAAAAAGTTTCACTTGCAGATTTGATAGTTTTAGGAGGCTGTGCAGCAGTTGAAAAAGCAGCAAAAGATGCTGGATTTAATATAAAAGTTCCTTTTACAGCTGGAAGAGCTGATGCAACACAAGAGCAAACACATGTAGAATCATTTTCACATCTTGAGCCAATAGCAGATGGTTTTAGAAACTATTCAAAAGCAAAATACACTTTAAGTACTGAAGAGTTGTTGATTGATAAAGCACAATTACTATCTTTGACAATTCCTGAAATGATTGTATTGGTTGGAGGAATGAGAGTTTTAGGAGCTAATTATGCAAATAGTGATTTAGGAGTATTTACTTCAAATGTTGGAGTTTTAAGTAATGATTTCTTTGTAAATCTGCTTGATATGAAAACTGCTTGGTATCCAACAACACAAGAAGAAGATAGTTTTGTAGGGAAAGATAGACAAAGTGGCTCTATGAAATACTCTGCAAGTAGAGTTGACTTACTATTTGGTTCTAACTCACAATTAAGAGCAGTTTCTGAAGTTTATGCACAAGAAGATTCAAAAGAAAAATTTGTACAAGATTTTATAAATGCTTGGACAAAAGTTATGAATCTTGATAGATTTGATATCAAAAAATAAAAAATATAGCAGTTTTTACTGCTATATTTAACTTTTATAAACCTATTTTTCAATCTTTATAATTCTAAATTCGATAAAATACTCTCTTACAAAAAATAAGGATTTTTATAATGACAAAAGAACAATTTTTAAATGACTTACAAAAAATATATGATTTTTTAAATGACCAAAAAACAAAAACAAATGAACTAATAAAATTTTTAGAAAATGAAGAGTTTGATAAACTAACTCTTATTGATGATTTTGCAAAATCTTTAAATCTTGAAATGAATAGTGATTTAAGATTTGCACTTGTTACTAGACTTGTAAATCTAAGAGATGATAGTTTAGTGCAAGTTCTAAAAAAGCTTGAAAAAAATGAAAAAGAAATCATAGAACTGCAAGAAAAAGCATACCAATTTGTAAAAGAGTATTGGCACGATATTCATACAAAATTTATTGATTTTATCGTTGAAAACAAGTTATTAACTCCATTTTATAGAGAAGTATTTATTGGAGTTTATAATGTAGGACTTCAAATGAGCGCATGGCAAACTTCTTGGACAGCTCATATTATAAATGGAATAAATAAAGAGTTGGTTGCCAAGTTTGAAGGTGATGAAGCAAAAATTATGAAATATCTTGAAGATGAAAAACTTTTTGATTTAGGACATGGTGGAATCACTGCTGATAGATGTTATTCTGCTTTAGTAAAAGATGCTGACAAATACAAATCTTTAGCATATATAAAAGCTTTCAAAAAAGAGACAACTGAAGTTGTAGATGCACTTGAAGAGTTTGCAGATAAACTAATCGAACTTGAAGATGAAATCTACAACCAAAAATGGGATTATGTTTTATATATTCAAGCACTGATTAAAGCCTTTAGTGAAGATAGAACAAATGAATTGGTTTCAAAATGGGCAGATGTGGATAGAGCTTGGATGAAAATAAAAACTCCAATTCAAATAGGACATCCTTTAGAATACTATGAAGACCACTTTAGAAAAGCTGTTGCACTTGAATGGGATATTAGACTTACAAATCCAAAATTTGCACAAAATGACCATAGAGTAAATAAAATCAAATCAGCATTTTCAAAAATATATTCAAGTTTTGAGCCAAATGATAGTTATAAAAAAATCTATGATTTTAGCTTCAAATCACTTGATAAAGTGCAACTTTATGTGGGACGACCAGCACTATTTTTTGGAGCAGAGTTCAATGGACTATTTTCAGCTCAAGTTGTACCAAATGATGAAGTTGTATCTTTAGAAGAAGGTAAAAAAATCTTTGCATTTAGTGATGAGATTTTACAAACTAGCCGTGCTAAACCATTTTTAAAACTAAGCCAAGAAATATTTGGGCAAGAACTTCTTACTCGTGATAGAATGTTTTTATTTAATGAAACAACATCTTGGCATCAAGTTTATGATATTAGTACTATTGGGCATGAATATGGACATATTTTATGGTGTGATGAGCAAACAGAATCAGTTATGAATAAAACTGGGAATTTCAAAAATATCGAAGAGTTCAAAGCAACAACAGGTGGTTTAATCTCATATTTATTGGACGAAGATACAGACGAACTTCACCTAAAAGAGCAAGTTTTAATTGACCTTGTAAAACGAAGTGTAGGATTGATTGGTTGGATGGAAGTTGATGAAGTTCAACCATACTATTGCGAAGGGTTAATCCACTTAAATGGACTTTTTGAAAGTGGTGTTTTAACTTGGGATAATGAAAATAAAAAATTATCTATAGATATAAGTGATGCAAAATTTGAAGCCTTAAAAGCTTGGTATATCACAAACTATACTGCACTTGCGAAACACTATTTAGATAAAAAAGATGCAACTTTATTTTTAAATAACTATGCTACAAAAACTGAAAAATACTTTATGCCAAATGATGAAACTATAAACTCATTTGTAAAATATTACTTCAAAAGATACCAAGAGATTGGTCAAGAGTTAGATACAGTTGATAAAAAAGAAAATTATATAAAATAGGATATAAAACTCCTATTTTTTAAATCTTTTTATAAACTTTGAAAAAGATAAATAAACTTTTGATTTAAAGCTTTTATTTTTATCTTGTTCATTAAAATACTCTACAATATCAGTATTTCCAAATATTACAGCAAAAGCAAAAGGAGTCAATCCAAAGCCATTATTTTCATGGATATTTGCACCATTTTCAACTAATAACTTTACAATCTCGAAATTACCTTTAAAACAAACTCCACCAAGAGGAGTTTGTCCTTTATTATTCTTTTTATCTACTTGTGCTTTATTATCTATTAAAAGTTTTACAGTTTCGATATTTCCATTATATGAAGCCAACATCAATAAAGTATTACCTTTATAATCACAAAGGTCAACAGACATTCCAGTATTTAATAATAGTTTTAAATCTTGCGTTTTCCCTGCTCTTGCATAATCAAAAGCAATCAAATTTAACTCTTCATAACTATTTAAATCATTAGGTTTCATTTTAATTATTTCCTATATTTTTTACTTAATACTTGGACTTATACTTTTCCAATCATCTCTTAAAGTTTTTACCAAAGTGAACTTTTCTCCAGGATCTGCTAATTGCGAATATTCGTAAGGAGTAACAACCACTAATCCACCTTTTAATAAACTTGTAAAAGTATTTGATTCTATTTTTGAACCTGTTAAAATAGAGAATTTCATCTCAAATCCACTTATGTCATAAAACTCTGAATTTTTTCTGATTAGTTTTGTATATTTATCAAAAATCAAACAATCAACTACAACTTTAGAACCATCTTCACTTAAGTCTATTTTACTTACTTTTCCAATTTGAACATTTTTATAATAAACTGGCGCATCGACATTTACACTTGAAGCTGTTGCATCTTCTACTTTATAAACTGTTCCTAAATGAGATTTTTCGACTGATGGTTGATTTTGCGTTCCTTTAAAAACTGTTTGAATATTTGAACTTTCACTTTTTATAACTCCAATATTTACTGCCATTATTGTTGAACCTACATTTGCAACCTCTTGTAAAGAGATTCGTGGTTTTTTCAAGTAAAAAACTGTTCCTTCTTTCGCAAAAGAGGCAAAATCATCATAAATTAGTGCTTTTACTTCTATTTGTTGTTTAGAATTTAAAGAGATTTTTTTAACTTTTCCAACATTTACACCTTTATAAGTTAATTGTGAAAAATTTTCTTGTAAACCTTCAACATCATCAAAAACTATTGTTAGGCTATTTGTTGAGTTTTTCATCTCATCTTCATTTCCATATATTTCAAATTTCTCAAAAGATTGAGCTGAAGTTGTATCAAGATGAATTGAACCATCGATTAATGAAGTGAAGTTATCAACTTCAAATAAAACTCCACTAAGACTAGCTTTAAAATCAACAACTCCTTTTTTATAAAATCTACTTTTATCTGTAATATATTTTTTAAATGGAGAATAGATAAAAAGATTTACTTTTGATTTTTTATCATCAAATTTTATATCTTTTACAAAACCTATTTCTTGATTTTTATAAACAATTGCCATATCTTGTTTTATTTCAAAACTATTATCAAAAGAGGCTTCAATAGTAAATCCTGTATTATAAAATCTTTTTAGTCTTTCAACTTCTTTATAAGAGTTATATAATTTAAACTCTTTTTTTGTAAGTTCTGCATCGCCTCTTTTATCTGCAATTAAACCAATTGCTCCATTTAAAAGTGGTTCAACTCCACTATAATTTATATTCAGATTCATACTTTTTATTTCAACAATTTTTGAACTCATATCATAAAAAAGATTGTAGTCATTTAATAAATCTTTATATTTGCTATCTATTAAAACTGTGATTTTTACATTTTTTAAATCAGGAGTCAAAGCATAATTATCAACTCGCCCTATTACAATATTTTTATAAAATACTTTTGAGTTTAAAGAGATAGAATTTAAGTTTTCGCTTAGAAGTTCTAGTTTTATTGTGTTATAACTTTTGTTTAAATCTTTTTTATTTATTGCATTAAAAGTATTTGAAAACTCACCATTTTTATAATCAAGTGAAATAAAATTTCCTTTTATAATATTTCCTAGATTTTTTACTCCATCAAGTGAAATAGTAGGTTCTTCGACAAAAAATCTAGTTTTATCTGTCAAAATATATTTATATTCGCCATAAACAAAAGCTTTTGTAGTTAAAACGTCTTTATTTAAATTCACTTCCAATACTTTACCTATTTCTATTCCTTTAAACATAATAGGTGTATTTGCTTCTATACCACTTACATCAGTAAAATTAATAGTAAAATACTCTTTATTTTTTAAGTCATCTTTGCTTGCATAAACTTCATATATATCACTATTTTCTATTTTTGCATCATCTTTATTTGAAGTTATTACAGTAATTCCACCAACAAGTGCAGAATATAAAGAACCAAGTTCGATATTTAGTCCACTTGCTCCATAGTTTACTTTTAAAGCTTCATTCATAACAAATTTTGAACTTTTATTTACCAAATAGTTAAATTTATCATAAATATATGCACTTAAAAATACTTTTTCATATCTAAACTCTTTTGCTACAATCTCTCCAATTTGAAACTTATTGTAAAATATAGGTGTTCCTACTTCTATGTTATCTTTATCATTTGAAGCAATCAGATTTATATAGTAACCATTTAGTTCCCATTCATCATTTGGTTGAGTATCCAATCCTTCAAAATAGTCTTGATAAGCACCTTTATTATAGTCATCTTGAGTTTTAAATCTAGGTGAAAGTTCAATTTTGTAACCACTTATCAAAGTATTTAGTCCAGAAATTTTTGTCAAAGAGATAGTTGGTTTTTTTATCCAAAATTTTGAGCCTTCATTTGCAACATATCTTGCTACATCATTATTTACTAAAATATTTACTTTTACACTTTGTAAATCTTCGTGCATTGAGATTTTTGTTACTTTTCCAAGTTGTAAACCTTTATATTCCAAAGGTGTAATATTCTCTTTTAATCCTTCTGCACTTTTAAATACAACTGTAATATTTGTACCTTTTTTTGCATAAGATTCGTAAGCAATCCAACCTAAAACCCCTAGAATTATTAAAGGTAAAATCCAAATAAATGAAAGTTTATTTTTTTCTACTAATTTTGGTTTATAAACTACTGCTTTTTCTATATCATTTCCCATCCCAAATTATCCTTGTATCAAATCTGTTTGCTGCCATCATTGTTAAAATAACCATCAATCCAAAAGATGTTGCAGCAATCCCACCTTTTATATTAAAAATCTCATCAAGTTGCACTGTTGAAGATAAAATTGCAACTACATAAATATCTATCATTGACCATTTCCCAATAGCTTCAATAAACTTGTATATCAAAATCTTTGTTTTATTTTCCATTTTTACATCTGTTTTTAAAGATATAAAAATAAAAAGTAATCCAACTAGTTTTATCAAAGGAATCACAATACTTGCAGTAAAAATCACAATTGCTATAAAATAACTTTTCATCTCTAAAAAGCTAATAACC
Protein-coding regions in this window:
- a CDS encoding MlaD family protein produces the protein MGNDIEKAVVYKPKLVEKNKLSFIWILPLIILGVLGWIAYESYAKKGTNITVVFKSAEGLKENITPLEYKGLQLGKVTKISMHEDLQSVKVNILVNNDVARYVANEGSKFWIKKPTISLTKISGLNTLISGYKIELSPRFKTQDDYNKGAYQDYFEGLDTQPNDEWELNGYYINLIASNDKDNIEVGTPIFYNKFQIGEIVAKEFRYEKVFLSAYIYDKFNYLVNKSSKFVMNEALKVNYGASGLNIELGSLYSALVGGITVITSNKDDAKIENSDIYEVYASKDDLKNKEYFTINFTDVSGIEANTPIMFKGIEIGKVLEVNLNKDVLTTKAFVYGEYKYILTDKTRFFVEEPTISLDGVKNLGNIIKGNFISLDYKNGEFSNTFNAINKKDLNKSYNTIKLELLSENLNSISLNSKVFYKNIVIGRVDNYALTPDLKNVKITVLIDSKYKDLLNDYNLFYDMSSKIVEIKSMNLNINYSGVEPLLNGAIGLIADKRGDAELTKKEFKLYNSYKEVERLKRFYNTGFTIEASFDNSFEIKQDMAIVYKNQEIGFVKDIKFDDKKSKVNLFIYSPFKKYITDKSRFYKKGVVDFKASLSGVLFEVDNFTSLIDGSIHLDTTSAQSFEKFEIYGNEDEMKNSTNSLTIVFDDVEGLQENFSQLTYKGVNVGKVKKISLNSKQQIEVKALIYDDFASFAKEGTVFYLKKPRISLQEVANVGSTIMAVNIGVIKSESSNIQTVFKGTQNQPSVEKSHLGTVYKVEDATASSVNVDAPVYYKNVQIGKVSKIDLSEDGSKVVVDCLIFDKYTKLIRKNSEFYDISGFEMKFSILTGSKIESNTFTSLLKGGLVVVTPYEYSQLADPGEKFTLVKTLRDDWKSISPSIK
- a CDS encoding ankyrin repeat domain-containing protein, giving the protein MKPNDLNSYEELNLIAFDYARAGKTQDLKLLLNTGMSVDLCDYKGNTLLMLASYNGNIETVKLLIDNKAQVDKKNNKGQTPLGGVCFKGNFEIVKLLVENGANIHENNGFGLTPFAFAVIFGNTDIVEYFNEQDKNKSFKSKVYLSFSKFIKRFKK
- the htpG gene encoding molecular chaperone HtpG: MAKHQFQTEVGQLLHLMTHSLYSNKEIFIRELVSNASDAIDKLNYLRLTDENLKDKYAQWKGEINISFDEKDKSLSIIDNGIGMNEADLIASIGTIAKSGTKSFVEALTGDAKKDSNLIGQFGVGFYSVFMVADKVDVISKKAGEEQAYKWSSTGTGEFDLTPCTKESNGTVIYIKLKDEEAGEFASKYRIKNIVEKYSNHIAYPIFLNYDEEVSEALSEEDEKAGKKPEKKIERKHEQINAATALWMQPKAKLKEQDYNDFYKSISHDSSDPMLTIHTKTEGVNEYTTLFYIPKIAPMDMYRADFQSGVKLYVKRVFITDDEKELLPTYLRFVRGIIDSEDLPLNVSREILQENRILANIKQGSVKKILAEIKKLSKDEEKYAEFVAQYIRPLKEGVYQDYTNKEAILELLRYKSSKTEAGKMTSLEAYKERANSEQKAIYYIVGENEKVLRNSPLLESYKKNDIEVLILDDKEIDEIITPAIGAFKEWEFKDITAIEPPKVEQSEEEKKEVEEKFQDILSKIKDKLGDAVKDVKVTSRLSESPSCVVKDAADAQMAAMAHMFRAMGQAMPESAPILEINPEHEIVKKLNGCADEATIEDVSWILLDQAKLSEGMEITDTVAFAQRLSRITAKAL
- a CDS encoding DUF4197 domain-containing protein, with product MKKSIIVSALVISTTFSFALDLGSIAKGVMENISDNKTTTSSNTTSTVNSNLDNATISNGLKEALKNGVSFATTELGKSDGYLNNKSVKIPLPDNIKTIESVIRKAGGDKMADDLINSMNSAASKAAPKTAEIFVDAIDKMSLTDAQKILNGGDTAATEYFKKNTTSSLKEAIKPIIEETMKENEVAGYYDTLNNYYQSSAKSLVDTSSVTKLAKNFGVDSYLPGNSNENLDDYVTSKAIDGLFTIIAQKEAAIRKNPAEQTSSILKEVFGK
- a CDS encoding paraquat-inducible protein A, translating into MVLISCKNCHKVYEKEDYSEFICTRCKHKVTKRVTNSFQTSFALLICAILLYIPAMIYPIMEITQFGVDVQSTILQGVISFLEMKSYFIAIVIFTASIVIPLIKLVGLLFIFISLKTDVKMENKTKILIYKFIEAIGKWSMIDIYVVAILSSTVQLDEIFNIKGGIAATSFGLMVILTMMAANRFDTRIIWDGK
- the katG gene encoding catalase/peroxidase HPI, which encodes MAGKCPMGFGTTNPMVRNGGTSNKDWWPNQLNLKILSQHSNKVNPLGSDFDYAKEFSKLDYDALKADLTALMTDSQDWWPADYGHYGPLFIRMAWHSAGTYRTGDGRGGASTGSQRLAPLNSWPDNANLDKARRLLWPIKQKYGNKISWADLMILAGNVALESMGLKTFGFSGGRVDVWEPEEDIYWGKEAQWLATSDKENSRYSGDRDLENPLAAVQMGLIYVNPEGPDGVPDPIKSGIDIRETFARMAMDDEETVALTAGGHTFGKCHGAGDAANVGAEPEAEGLVAQGLGWLSKFLSGKGDDTITSGIEGSWTANPTRWDNEYFDILLSYDWELTKSPAGAWQWIPKNPKEEHLAPAAHDKTKKVTTIMTTADMAMKMDPIYAKISKRFHENPQEFADAFARAWFKLTHRDLGPKSKYIGPEIPKEDLIWQDPIPPINYEIIDEKDIEILKEKLLSSSLGVSKLVSLAWASASTYRDSDKRGGANGARIALEPQRSWESNSYLNLDESLKILETIKGEFNSSNSNKKVSLADLIVLGGCAAVEKAAKDAGFNIKVPFTAGRADATQEQTHVESFSHLEPIADGFRNYSKAKYTLSTEELLIDKAQLLSLTIPEMIVLVGGMRVLGANYANSDLGVFTSNVGVLSNDFFVNLLDMKTAWYPTTQEEDSFVGKDRQSGSMKYSASRVDLLFGSNSQLRAVSEVYAQEDSKEKFVQDFINAWTKVMNLDRFDIKK
- a CDS encoding DedA family protein, with translation MEQFIQDWGYIALFLYTFGGGFVGLAIAGALSYAGDLNIYICVAVATISNFVGSQFLFFLARKNKTYAKDIMKKYGRKVALTHLIMKKYGSFVIFIQKFIYGVKTLVPLAIGITKYSVIKFTIFNAIASTVWACVIGYISFTAGKFLLSLSEDFKYVGLVAVTAIILIVIFTNKNRK
- the ciaB gene encoding invasion protein CiaB; the protein is MTKEQFLNDLQKIYDFLNDQKTKTNELIKFLENEEFDKLTLIDDFAKSLNLEMNSDLRFALVTRLVNLRDDSLVQVLKKLEKNEKEIIELQEKAYQFVKEYWHDIHTKFIDFIVENKLLTPFYREVFIGVYNVGLQMSAWQTSWTAHIINGINKELVAKFEGDEAKIMKYLEDEKLFDLGHGGITADRCYSALVKDADKYKSLAYIKAFKKETTEVVDALEEFADKLIELEDEIYNQKWDYVLYIQALIKAFSEDRTNELVSKWADVDRAWMKIKTPIQIGHPLEYYEDHFRKAVALEWDIRLTNPKFAQNDHRVNKIKSAFSKIYSSFEPNDSYKKIYDFSFKSLDKVQLYVGRPALFFGAEFNGLFSAQVVPNDEVVSLEEGKKIFAFSDEILQTSRAKPFLKLSQEIFGQELLTRDRMFLFNETTSWHQVYDISTIGHEYGHILWCDEQTESVMNKTGNFKNIEEFKATTGGLISYLLDEDTDELHLKEQVLIDLVKRSVGLIGWMEVDEVQPYYCEGLIHLNGLFESGVLTWDNENKKLSIDISDAKFEALKAWYITNYTALAKHYLDKKDATLFLNNYATKTEKYFMPNDETINSFVKYYFKRYQEIGQELDTVDKKENYIK